The Pseudomonas baetica genome includes a region encoding these proteins:
- the prmA gene encoding 50S ribosomal protein L11 methyltransferase yields the protein MPWLQVRLAISPEQAETYEDAFLEVGAVSVTFMDAEDQPIFEPELNTTPLWTHTHLLALFEGGTEAAPVLAHLELLTGSPLPEHHSEVIEDQDWERSWMDGFQPMRFGQRLWIVPSWHAAPEPDAVNLLLDPGLAFGTGTHPTTALCLEWLDGQDLKDCNVLDFGCGSGILAIAALLLGAKEAVGTDIDVQALEASRDNAGRNNIAQELFPLYLPQDLPQVKADVLVANILAGPLVSLAPQLSSLVKSGGRLALSGILAEQGDEVAAAYAQDFDLDPIANRDGWVRITGRRR from the coding sequence ATGCCTTGGCTGCAAGTACGACTCGCCATCAGCCCGGAACAAGCCGAAACCTACGAAGACGCGTTCCTTGAAGTGGGCGCCGTGTCGGTGACCTTCATGGACGCCGAAGATCAACCGATCTTCGAACCGGAACTCAACACCACCCCGCTGTGGACGCACACGCACCTGCTGGCCTTGTTCGAGGGCGGCACCGAAGCTGCGCCGGTGCTGGCGCATCTGGAGCTGCTGACCGGCAGCCCGCTGCCTGAGCATCACAGCGAAGTCATCGAAGACCAGGATTGGGAGCGCAGCTGGATGGACGGTTTCCAGCCGATGCGTTTCGGCCAGCGCCTGTGGATCGTGCCGAGCTGGCACGCGGCTCCAGAGCCTGACGCGGTGAATCTGCTGCTCGATCCGGGCCTGGCGTTCGGCACCGGCACCCACCCGACCACCGCGTTGTGCCTGGAATGGCTCGACGGCCAGGATCTGAAAGACTGCAATGTGCTCGACTTCGGCTGCGGCTCGGGGATTCTGGCCATCGCCGCCCTGTTGCTCGGTGCCAAGGAAGCAGTCGGTACCGACATCGATGTGCAGGCGCTGGAAGCCTCGCGTGACAACGCCGGGCGCAACAACATTGCCCAAGAGCTGTTCCCGCTGTATCTGCCGCAAGATCTGCCACAGGTCAAAGCCGACGTGCTGGTCGCCAACATTCTGGCCGGCCCGCTGGTTTCGCTGGCCCCGCAACTGTCCAGCCTGGTCAAGTCCGGCGGGCGTCTGGCGCTGTCGGGCATCCTTGCCGAACAAGGTGATGAAGTCGCTG